A region of Epinephelus fuscoguttatus linkage group LG1, E.fuscoguttatus.final_Chr_v1 DNA encodes the following proteins:
- the elmo2 gene encoding engulfment and cell motility protein 2 isoform X2 yields MPPPADIVKVAIEWPGANAQLIEMDQKRPLSSIIREVCDGWSLSGSEQFALRYADGPQLYITEQSRGEIKNGTILRLAISPARAARQLLERIQSHGIDARLEALKELAKLSADPTFAAEFINMEGIGTLARLVESGTHFGEMLAFTLTAFLELMDHGIVSWDLISLSFIKQIAGYVNQPMVDVSILQRSLAILESMVLNSHSLYHRVAQEITVGQLIGHLSNQEIQTYAIALINALFLKAPEDRRQEEYTNPLEQHLTEMASTLAQKHLRSIILNHVIRGNRPIKAEMAHQLYVLQVLTFNLLEERMMTKMDPNDQTQRDIIFELRRIAFDGENDPTGTEKRKAMYTKDYKMLGFTNHVNPAMDFTQTPPGMLALDNMLYLAKVHQDTYIRIVLENSSREDKHECPFGRCAIELTRMLCEILQVGELPNEGCNDYHPMFFTHDRAWEEFFCVCIQLLNKTWKEMRATAEDFNKVMQVVREQITRALAMKPSSLDQLKNKLRGLNYSEILRLRQSERMSQDDFQSPPIIELRERIQPEILELIKQQRLNRLCEGSCFRKLGNRRRQEKFWFCRLSLNHKVLHYGDLDESPQGEVPFELLSDKIPVSDIKSVVTGKDCPHMKEKSALKQNKEVLELAFSVLYDPDETLNFVAPNKYEYCIWTDGLCALLGREMGSDLTRSDLDTLISMEMKLRLLDLENITIPEAPPPVPKEPSSYNFTYNYS; encoded by the exons ATGCCGCCCCCAGCTGACATCGTGAAGGTGGCTATTGAATGGCCTGGTGCTAATGCTCAGCTTATAGAGATGGACCAG AAAAGACCATTGTCCTCAATAATACGGGAAGTATGTGATGG CTGGTCTTTATCAGGCTCTGAGCAGTTTGCTCTGCGCTATGCTGATGGGCCTCAGCTTTATATCACTGAGCAG AGCCGCGGTGAAATCAAGAACGGGACCATCCTTCGCTTAGCCATTTCACCT GCTCGTGCTGCTCGTCAGCTCCTGGAGAGGATCCAGTCCCACGGTATCGATGCTCGCCTGGAGGCTCTAAAAGAGCTCGCCAAGCTGTCTGCAGACCCAACCTTCGCTGCAGAGTTCATCAATATGGAGGGCATTGGGACGCTGGCACGTCTTGTTGAAAGTGGCACACA CTTTGGTGAAATGCTGGCCTTCACTCTCACTGCCTTCCTGGAGCTAATGGATCACGGCATTGTGTCTTGGGACCTTATCTCCCTGTCCTTCATCAAACAG ATTGCAGGCTATGTGAACCAGCCGATGGTGGATGTGTCCATCTTGCAGCGCTCTCTAGCGATCCTGGAGAGCATGGTTCTCAACAGCCACAGCCTGTACCATCGGGTGGCACAGGAGATCACCGTGGGACAGCTCATCGGGCACCT GTCAAACCAGGAGATCCAAACCTACGCCATCGCCCTCATCAATGCTCTCTTCCTGAAGGCACCAGAGGACAGACGGCAG GAGGAGTATACTAACCCGTTGGAGCAGCACCTCACT GAAATGGCGAGCACTTTGGCTCAGAAACACCTGCGATCCATCATCCTCAAT CATGTTATCAGAGGAAATCGACCAATCAAAGCAGAAATGGCGCATCAGCTGTACGTGCTACAGGTACTGACCTTCAACCTTTTGGAGGAACGAATGATGACCAAAATGGACCCAAATGACCAG acacagagagacatcatTTTTGAGCTGCGTAGGATTGCTTTCGATGGAGAAAATGACCCGACTGGAACAGAAAAGAGAAAGGCCATGTACACCAAGGACTATAAGATGCTGGGCTTCACT AACCATGTGAATCCAGCCATGGACTTTACCCAGACTCCTCCGGGAATGTTGGCTTTGGACAACATGCTTTACCTTGCCAAGGTTCACCAGGACACGTACATCAGG ATTGTCCTGGAAAACAGCAGCCGCGAGGACAAGCATGAATGTCCCTTTGGCCGCTGTGCCATCGAACTCACTCGGATGTTGTGCGAGATCCTTCAGGTTGGAGAACTGC CTAATGAGGGCTGCAACGACTACCACCCCATGTTCTTCACTCATGAcagggcgtgggaggagttcttCTGTGTCTGCATTCAGCTGCTCAATAAAACCTGGAAGGAGATGAGGGCCACAGCTGAGGACTTCAATAAG GTCATGCAGGTGGTCCGTGAGCAGATCACCAGGGCTCTGGCGATGAAGCCGTCGTCTTTAGACcagctgaaaaataaacttCGAGGCCTCAACTATTCAGAGATCCTGCGTCTGCGGCAGTCAGAGAGAATGAGTCAGGACGACTTCCAGTCTCCTCCCATCAT agagctGCGGGAGAGAATTCAGCCCGAGATCTTAGAGCTCATCAAGCAACAGCGACTCAACCGGCTCTGTGAGGGGAGCTGTTTCCGCAAGCTGGGGAACCGCCGAAGGCAAG AGAAGTTTTGGTTCTGCAGACTCTCCCTGAATCACAAAGTGCTGCACTATGGAGACCTTGATGAGTCACCCCAGGGTGAAGTGCCTTTTGAGCTACTCAGTGACAaga TCCCCGTCTCTGACATCAAGTCCGTGGTGACCGGAAAGGACTGCCCtcacatgaaagaaaaaagtgctctgaagcaaaacaaa GAGGTGCTGGAGTTAGCCTTCTCTGTCCTCTATGATCCCGATGAGACACTCAATTTTGTTGCACCCAACAAATATGAG TACTGCATCTGGACTGACGGGCTGTGTGCGCTGCTGGGCAGAGAGATGGGCAGTGACCTGACGCGCAGTGACCTAGATACTCTCATCAGCATGGAGATGAAGCTCCGCCTCCTTGACCTTGAGAACATCACCATCCCAGAGGCCCCGCCCCCCGTGCCAAAGGAGCCTAGCTCGTATAACTTCACCTACAACTACAGCTGa
- the elmo2 gene encoding engulfment and cell motility protein 2 isoform X1, which produces MPPPADIVKVAIEWPGANAQLIEMDQKRPLSSIIREVCDGWSLSGSEQFALRYADGPQLYITEQSRGEIKNGTILRLAISPARAARQLLERIQSHGIDARLEALKELAKLSADPTFAAEFINMEGIGTLARLVESGTHFGEMLAFTLTAFLELMDHGIVSWDLISLSFIKQIAGYVNQPMVDVSILQRSLAILESMVLNSHSLYHRVAQEITVGQLIGHLQVSNQEIQTYAIALINALFLKAPEDRRQEEYTNPLEQHLTEMASTLAQKHLRSIILNHVIRGNRPIKAEMAHQLYVLQVLTFNLLEERMMTKMDPNDQTQRDIIFELRRIAFDGENDPTGTEKRKAMYTKDYKMLGFTNHVNPAMDFTQTPPGMLALDNMLYLAKVHQDTYIRIVLENSSREDKHECPFGRCAIELTRMLCEILQVGELPNEGCNDYHPMFFTHDRAWEEFFCVCIQLLNKTWKEMRATAEDFNKVMQVVREQITRALAMKPSSLDQLKNKLRGLNYSEILRLRQSERMSQDDFQSPPIIELRERIQPEILELIKQQRLNRLCEGSCFRKLGNRRRQEKFWFCRLSLNHKVLHYGDLDESPQGEVPFELLSDKIPVSDIKSVVTGKDCPHMKEKSALKQNKEVLELAFSVLYDPDETLNFVAPNKYEYCIWTDGLCALLGREMGSDLTRSDLDTLISMEMKLRLLDLENITIPEAPPPVPKEPSSYNFTYNYS; this is translated from the exons ATGCCGCCCCCAGCTGACATCGTGAAGGTGGCTATTGAATGGCCTGGTGCTAATGCTCAGCTTATAGAGATGGACCAG AAAAGACCATTGTCCTCAATAATACGGGAAGTATGTGATGG CTGGTCTTTATCAGGCTCTGAGCAGTTTGCTCTGCGCTATGCTGATGGGCCTCAGCTTTATATCACTGAGCAG AGCCGCGGTGAAATCAAGAACGGGACCATCCTTCGCTTAGCCATTTCACCT GCTCGTGCTGCTCGTCAGCTCCTGGAGAGGATCCAGTCCCACGGTATCGATGCTCGCCTGGAGGCTCTAAAAGAGCTCGCCAAGCTGTCTGCAGACCCAACCTTCGCTGCAGAGTTCATCAATATGGAGGGCATTGGGACGCTGGCACGTCTTGTTGAAAGTGGCACACA CTTTGGTGAAATGCTGGCCTTCACTCTCACTGCCTTCCTGGAGCTAATGGATCACGGCATTGTGTCTTGGGACCTTATCTCCCTGTCCTTCATCAAACAG ATTGCAGGCTATGTGAACCAGCCGATGGTGGATGTGTCCATCTTGCAGCGCTCTCTAGCGATCCTGGAGAGCATGGTTCTCAACAGCCACAGCCTGTACCATCGGGTGGCACAGGAGATCACCGTGGGACAGCTCATCGGGCACCTGCAagt GTCAAACCAGGAGATCCAAACCTACGCCATCGCCCTCATCAATGCTCTCTTCCTGAAGGCACCAGAGGACAGACGGCAG GAGGAGTATACTAACCCGTTGGAGCAGCACCTCACT GAAATGGCGAGCACTTTGGCTCAGAAACACCTGCGATCCATCATCCTCAAT CATGTTATCAGAGGAAATCGACCAATCAAAGCAGAAATGGCGCATCAGCTGTACGTGCTACAGGTACTGACCTTCAACCTTTTGGAGGAACGAATGATGACCAAAATGGACCCAAATGACCAG acacagagagacatcatTTTTGAGCTGCGTAGGATTGCTTTCGATGGAGAAAATGACCCGACTGGAACAGAAAAGAGAAAGGCCATGTACACCAAGGACTATAAGATGCTGGGCTTCACT AACCATGTGAATCCAGCCATGGACTTTACCCAGACTCCTCCGGGAATGTTGGCTTTGGACAACATGCTTTACCTTGCCAAGGTTCACCAGGACACGTACATCAGG ATTGTCCTGGAAAACAGCAGCCGCGAGGACAAGCATGAATGTCCCTTTGGCCGCTGTGCCATCGAACTCACTCGGATGTTGTGCGAGATCCTTCAGGTTGGAGAACTGC CTAATGAGGGCTGCAACGACTACCACCCCATGTTCTTCACTCATGAcagggcgtgggaggagttcttCTGTGTCTGCATTCAGCTGCTCAATAAAACCTGGAAGGAGATGAGGGCCACAGCTGAGGACTTCAATAAG GTCATGCAGGTGGTCCGTGAGCAGATCACCAGGGCTCTGGCGATGAAGCCGTCGTCTTTAGACcagctgaaaaataaacttCGAGGCCTCAACTATTCAGAGATCCTGCGTCTGCGGCAGTCAGAGAGAATGAGTCAGGACGACTTCCAGTCTCCTCCCATCAT agagctGCGGGAGAGAATTCAGCCCGAGATCTTAGAGCTCATCAAGCAACAGCGACTCAACCGGCTCTGTGAGGGGAGCTGTTTCCGCAAGCTGGGGAACCGCCGAAGGCAAG AGAAGTTTTGGTTCTGCAGACTCTCCCTGAATCACAAAGTGCTGCACTATGGAGACCTTGATGAGTCACCCCAGGGTGAAGTGCCTTTTGAGCTACTCAGTGACAaga TCCCCGTCTCTGACATCAAGTCCGTGGTGACCGGAAAGGACTGCCCtcacatgaaagaaaaaagtgctctgaagcaaaacaaa GAGGTGCTGGAGTTAGCCTTCTCTGTCCTCTATGATCCCGATGAGACACTCAATTTTGTTGCACCCAACAAATATGAG TACTGCATCTGGACTGACGGGCTGTGTGCGCTGCTGGGCAGAGAGATGGGCAGTGACCTGACGCGCAGTGACCTAGATACTCTCATCAGCATGGAGATGAAGCTCCGCCTCCTTGACCTTGAGAACATCACCATCCCAGAGGCCCCGCCCCCCGTGCCAAAGGAGCCTAGCTCGTATAACTTCACCTACAACTACAGCTGa
- the elmo2 gene encoding engulfment and cell motility protein 2 isoform X4, protein MPPPADIVKVAIEWPGANAQLIEMDQKRPLSSIIREVCDGWSLSGSEQFALRYADGPQLYITEQSRGEIKNGTILRLAISPARAARQLLERIQSHGIDARLEALKELAKLSADPTFAAEFINMEGIGTLARLVESGTHFGEMLAFTLTAFLELMDHGIVSWDLISLSFIKQIAGYVNQPMVDVSILQRSLAILESMVLNSHSLYHRVAQEITVGQLIGHLSNQEIQTYAIALINALFLKAPEDRRQEMASTLAQKHLRSIILNHVIRGNRPIKAEMAHQLYVLQVLTFNLLEERMMTKMDPNDQTQRDIIFELRRIAFDGENDPTGTEKRKAMYTKDYKMLGFTNHVNPAMDFTQTPPGMLALDNMLYLAKVHQDTYIRIVLENSSREDKHECPFGRCAIELTRMLCEILQVGELPNEGCNDYHPMFFTHDRAWEEFFCVCIQLLNKTWKEMRATAEDFNKVMQVVREQITRALAMKPSSLDQLKNKLRGLNYSEILRLRQSERMSQDDFQSPPIIELRERIQPEILELIKQQRLNRLCEGSCFRKLGNRRRQEKFWFCRLSLNHKVLHYGDLDESPQGEVPFELLSDKIPVSDIKSVVTGKDCPHMKEKSALKQNKEVLELAFSVLYDPDETLNFVAPNKYEYCIWTDGLCALLGREMGSDLTRSDLDTLISMEMKLRLLDLENITIPEAPPPVPKEPSSYNFTYNYS, encoded by the exons ATGCCGCCCCCAGCTGACATCGTGAAGGTGGCTATTGAATGGCCTGGTGCTAATGCTCAGCTTATAGAGATGGACCAG AAAAGACCATTGTCCTCAATAATACGGGAAGTATGTGATGG CTGGTCTTTATCAGGCTCTGAGCAGTTTGCTCTGCGCTATGCTGATGGGCCTCAGCTTTATATCACTGAGCAG AGCCGCGGTGAAATCAAGAACGGGACCATCCTTCGCTTAGCCATTTCACCT GCTCGTGCTGCTCGTCAGCTCCTGGAGAGGATCCAGTCCCACGGTATCGATGCTCGCCTGGAGGCTCTAAAAGAGCTCGCCAAGCTGTCTGCAGACCCAACCTTCGCTGCAGAGTTCATCAATATGGAGGGCATTGGGACGCTGGCACGTCTTGTTGAAAGTGGCACACA CTTTGGTGAAATGCTGGCCTTCACTCTCACTGCCTTCCTGGAGCTAATGGATCACGGCATTGTGTCTTGGGACCTTATCTCCCTGTCCTTCATCAAACAG ATTGCAGGCTATGTGAACCAGCCGATGGTGGATGTGTCCATCTTGCAGCGCTCTCTAGCGATCCTGGAGAGCATGGTTCTCAACAGCCACAGCCTGTACCATCGGGTGGCACAGGAGATCACCGTGGGACAGCTCATCGGGCACCT GTCAAACCAGGAGATCCAAACCTACGCCATCGCCCTCATCAATGCTCTCTTCCTGAAGGCACCAGAGGACAGACGGCAG GAAATGGCGAGCACTTTGGCTCAGAAACACCTGCGATCCATCATCCTCAAT CATGTTATCAGAGGAAATCGACCAATCAAAGCAGAAATGGCGCATCAGCTGTACGTGCTACAGGTACTGACCTTCAACCTTTTGGAGGAACGAATGATGACCAAAATGGACCCAAATGACCAG acacagagagacatcatTTTTGAGCTGCGTAGGATTGCTTTCGATGGAGAAAATGACCCGACTGGAACAGAAAAGAGAAAGGCCATGTACACCAAGGACTATAAGATGCTGGGCTTCACT AACCATGTGAATCCAGCCATGGACTTTACCCAGACTCCTCCGGGAATGTTGGCTTTGGACAACATGCTTTACCTTGCCAAGGTTCACCAGGACACGTACATCAGG ATTGTCCTGGAAAACAGCAGCCGCGAGGACAAGCATGAATGTCCCTTTGGCCGCTGTGCCATCGAACTCACTCGGATGTTGTGCGAGATCCTTCAGGTTGGAGAACTGC CTAATGAGGGCTGCAACGACTACCACCCCATGTTCTTCACTCATGAcagggcgtgggaggagttcttCTGTGTCTGCATTCAGCTGCTCAATAAAACCTGGAAGGAGATGAGGGCCACAGCTGAGGACTTCAATAAG GTCATGCAGGTGGTCCGTGAGCAGATCACCAGGGCTCTGGCGATGAAGCCGTCGTCTTTAGACcagctgaaaaataaacttCGAGGCCTCAACTATTCAGAGATCCTGCGTCTGCGGCAGTCAGAGAGAATGAGTCAGGACGACTTCCAGTCTCCTCCCATCAT agagctGCGGGAGAGAATTCAGCCCGAGATCTTAGAGCTCATCAAGCAACAGCGACTCAACCGGCTCTGTGAGGGGAGCTGTTTCCGCAAGCTGGGGAACCGCCGAAGGCAAG AGAAGTTTTGGTTCTGCAGACTCTCCCTGAATCACAAAGTGCTGCACTATGGAGACCTTGATGAGTCACCCCAGGGTGAAGTGCCTTTTGAGCTACTCAGTGACAaga TCCCCGTCTCTGACATCAAGTCCGTGGTGACCGGAAAGGACTGCCCtcacatgaaagaaaaaagtgctctgaagcaaaacaaa GAGGTGCTGGAGTTAGCCTTCTCTGTCCTCTATGATCCCGATGAGACACTCAATTTTGTTGCACCCAACAAATATGAG TACTGCATCTGGACTGACGGGCTGTGTGCGCTGCTGGGCAGAGAGATGGGCAGTGACCTGACGCGCAGTGACCTAGATACTCTCATCAGCATGGAGATGAAGCTCCGCCTCCTTGACCTTGAGAACATCACCATCCCAGAGGCCCCGCCCCCCGTGCCAAAGGAGCCTAGCTCGTATAACTTCACCTACAACTACAGCTGa
- the elmo2 gene encoding engulfment and cell motility protein 2 isoform X3 — MPPPADIVKVAIEWPGANAQLIEMDQKRPLSSIIREVCDGWSLSGSEQFALRYADGPQLYITEQSRGEIKNGTILRLAISPARAARQLLERIQSHGIDARLEALKELAKLSADPTFAAEFINMEGIGTLARLVESGTHFGEMLAFTLTAFLELMDHGIVSWDLISLSFIKQIAGYVNQPMVDVSILQRSLAILESMVLNSHSLYHRVAQEITVGQLIGHLQVSNQEIQTYAIALINALFLKAPEDRRQEMASTLAQKHLRSIILNHVIRGNRPIKAEMAHQLYVLQVLTFNLLEERMMTKMDPNDQTQRDIIFELRRIAFDGENDPTGTEKRKAMYTKDYKMLGFTNHVNPAMDFTQTPPGMLALDNMLYLAKVHQDTYIRIVLENSSREDKHECPFGRCAIELTRMLCEILQVGELPNEGCNDYHPMFFTHDRAWEEFFCVCIQLLNKTWKEMRATAEDFNKVMQVVREQITRALAMKPSSLDQLKNKLRGLNYSEILRLRQSERMSQDDFQSPPIIELRERIQPEILELIKQQRLNRLCEGSCFRKLGNRRRQEKFWFCRLSLNHKVLHYGDLDESPQGEVPFELLSDKIPVSDIKSVVTGKDCPHMKEKSALKQNKEVLELAFSVLYDPDETLNFVAPNKYEYCIWTDGLCALLGREMGSDLTRSDLDTLISMEMKLRLLDLENITIPEAPPPVPKEPSSYNFTYNYS; from the exons ATGCCGCCCCCAGCTGACATCGTGAAGGTGGCTATTGAATGGCCTGGTGCTAATGCTCAGCTTATAGAGATGGACCAG AAAAGACCATTGTCCTCAATAATACGGGAAGTATGTGATGG CTGGTCTTTATCAGGCTCTGAGCAGTTTGCTCTGCGCTATGCTGATGGGCCTCAGCTTTATATCACTGAGCAG AGCCGCGGTGAAATCAAGAACGGGACCATCCTTCGCTTAGCCATTTCACCT GCTCGTGCTGCTCGTCAGCTCCTGGAGAGGATCCAGTCCCACGGTATCGATGCTCGCCTGGAGGCTCTAAAAGAGCTCGCCAAGCTGTCTGCAGACCCAACCTTCGCTGCAGAGTTCATCAATATGGAGGGCATTGGGACGCTGGCACGTCTTGTTGAAAGTGGCACACA CTTTGGTGAAATGCTGGCCTTCACTCTCACTGCCTTCCTGGAGCTAATGGATCACGGCATTGTGTCTTGGGACCTTATCTCCCTGTCCTTCATCAAACAG ATTGCAGGCTATGTGAACCAGCCGATGGTGGATGTGTCCATCTTGCAGCGCTCTCTAGCGATCCTGGAGAGCATGGTTCTCAACAGCCACAGCCTGTACCATCGGGTGGCACAGGAGATCACCGTGGGACAGCTCATCGGGCACCTGCAagt GTCAAACCAGGAGATCCAAACCTACGCCATCGCCCTCATCAATGCTCTCTTCCTGAAGGCACCAGAGGACAGACGGCAG GAAATGGCGAGCACTTTGGCTCAGAAACACCTGCGATCCATCATCCTCAAT CATGTTATCAGAGGAAATCGACCAATCAAAGCAGAAATGGCGCATCAGCTGTACGTGCTACAGGTACTGACCTTCAACCTTTTGGAGGAACGAATGATGACCAAAATGGACCCAAATGACCAG acacagagagacatcatTTTTGAGCTGCGTAGGATTGCTTTCGATGGAGAAAATGACCCGACTGGAACAGAAAAGAGAAAGGCCATGTACACCAAGGACTATAAGATGCTGGGCTTCACT AACCATGTGAATCCAGCCATGGACTTTACCCAGACTCCTCCGGGAATGTTGGCTTTGGACAACATGCTTTACCTTGCCAAGGTTCACCAGGACACGTACATCAGG ATTGTCCTGGAAAACAGCAGCCGCGAGGACAAGCATGAATGTCCCTTTGGCCGCTGTGCCATCGAACTCACTCGGATGTTGTGCGAGATCCTTCAGGTTGGAGAACTGC CTAATGAGGGCTGCAACGACTACCACCCCATGTTCTTCACTCATGAcagggcgtgggaggagttcttCTGTGTCTGCATTCAGCTGCTCAATAAAACCTGGAAGGAGATGAGGGCCACAGCTGAGGACTTCAATAAG GTCATGCAGGTGGTCCGTGAGCAGATCACCAGGGCTCTGGCGATGAAGCCGTCGTCTTTAGACcagctgaaaaataaacttCGAGGCCTCAACTATTCAGAGATCCTGCGTCTGCGGCAGTCAGAGAGAATGAGTCAGGACGACTTCCAGTCTCCTCCCATCAT agagctGCGGGAGAGAATTCAGCCCGAGATCTTAGAGCTCATCAAGCAACAGCGACTCAACCGGCTCTGTGAGGGGAGCTGTTTCCGCAAGCTGGGGAACCGCCGAAGGCAAG AGAAGTTTTGGTTCTGCAGACTCTCCCTGAATCACAAAGTGCTGCACTATGGAGACCTTGATGAGTCACCCCAGGGTGAAGTGCCTTTTGAGCTACTCAGTGACAaga TCCCCGTCTCTGACATCAAGTCCGTGGTGACCGGAAAGGACTGCCCtcacatgaaagaaaaaagtgctctgaagcaaaacaaa GAGGTGCTGGAGTTAGCCTTCTCTGTCCTCTATGATCCCGATGAGACACTCAATTTTGTTGCACCCAACAAATATGAG TACTGCATCTGGACTGACGGGCTGTGTGCGCTGCTGGGCAGAGAGATGGGCAGTGACCTGACGCGCAGTGACCTAGATACTCTCATCAGCATGGAGATGAAGCTCCGCCTCCTTGACCTTGAGAACATCACCATCCCAGAGGCCCCGCCCCCCGTGCCAAAGGAGCCTAGCTCGTATAACTTCACCTACAACTACAGCTGa